The bacterium genome contains the following window.
ATTCTGAATGAAGTGAAGAATCTCCGCTTACCTGCCGAGCCCACCTTGTTCGATTCTCTAAACACACTGCCGTGTGAAACTACCCGCGTCAGGTGCAAAGCAGTGCAGCGCTACGGAACGGACACAGCAAGCTGTGTCACTACCAGCACGGGCACGATAAATCGGCCCCTACATGGACTTGCTGCAATTAGTGTCTTTCTCGTTTCTCTTTTCTAATTTCTCATTTTCCGTTCATCCTTCATCCCTCATCCTTCATCCTTTCCTCCATCGCTTTTCTCACAATCCCGCCATGCTGGTCGAGGAGGTCGCGGGCGTGCTCGGCGGAGACGCCGCGGAAGTGCATCACCAGCGCCGTCTTGAGCTCGCCGGCCGCCTGCGTGAGTACCTGATCCGCCCACTCGTAGTCCGCGCCCGTCAGCTCCATGAAGATCCGCCGCGAACGCGCCCGCAGCTTCTCCGATCCCGCGCGGAGGTCCACCATCAGATTCTCGTAACACTTGCCCAGCCGCACCATCGCCGCCGTGGTGATCATGTTCAAGACCAGCTTGGTGGCCGTCCCCGCTTTCAGTCGTGTCGAACCGGTCAGCACCTCTGGCCCTACCGGAACCGAGATCACCACGTCGGCTATATCATTCGCGGTGTCAGGCTCCATGTTGCATATAACAAGCATTCGTTTTGCCGCACGATCCTTCGCATAGTTAAGAGAACCAATAACATACGGAGTCCTACGCGAGGCCGTTATGCCACATATCACATCATTTTGATTTATGCAACAAATGTCTAGGTCTTTGCCCGCCTGCTCGCTGTCATCCTCGGCCCCTTCCACCGCCTTGAACACCGCTCCTTGTCCGCCCGCAATGAATCCCTGCACCATCCACGGCTCGGTTCCGAAGGTCGGCGGGCACTCGGCGGCGTCAATAATCCCCAGCCGGCCCGAAGTCCCCGCCCCCACGTAGATCAACCGTCCGCCACTACGGAAAGCGTTCACCACCAGTTCGACGGCCTTCTCGATCTGCGGAATCGCCTGCGCAACGATTTCGGGGACGGAGCGATCCTCGCGGTTCATCGCCTCCAGAATCTCGCGTGTGGACATTGTATCGAGTCCCATTGTGTTCGGATTGCGGGCCTCGGTGGCGAGATATTTCAGTTCATTAAAGACGGATTTTGA
Protein-coding sequences here:
- the murQ gene encoding N-acetylmuramic acid 6-phosphate etherase is translated as MSKSVFNELKYLATEARNPNTMGLDTMSTREILEAMNREDRSVPEIVAQAIPQIEKAVELVVNAFRSGGRLIYVGAGTSGRLGIIDAAECPPTFGTEPWMVQGFIAGGQGAVFKAVEGAEDDSEQAGKDLDICCINQNDVICGITASRRTPYVIGSLNYAKDRAAKRMLVICNMEPDTANDIADVVISVPVGPEVLTGSTRLKAGTATKLVLNMITTAAMVRLGKCYENLMVDLRAGSEKLRARSRRIFMELTGADYEWADQVLTQAAGELKTALVMHFRGVSAEHARDLLDQHGGIVRKAMEERMKDEG